The Cryptococcus neoformans var. neoformans B-3501A chromosome 7, whole genome shotgun sequence genome window below encodes:
- a CDS encoding hypothetical protein (Match to EST gb|CF186416.1|CF186416; HMMPfam hit to Cpn60_TCP1, TCP-1/cpn60 chaperonin family, score: 605.3, E(): 4.4e-179): MASAAVAPSGPGASISDSSFTDKGRPTEVRLSNMNAAKAVADAVRTSLGPKGMDKMIQTSNGEVVITNDGATILKHMAVLHPAARMLVELSQAQDIEAGDGTTSVVVLAGSLLSAAEQLLAQGIHPTTVAQSFQNAASKAVEFLEGISMPVDLNDRESLLRAARTSLNSKIVSQYSSTLAPIAVSAVTRLVTSASSNVDLRDIRIVKKVGGTIEDTELVEGLALNQIAMTNAGGPTRMEKAKIGLIQFQLSSPKPDMDNQIVVNDYRQMDKILKEERQYLLNLCKRIKKTGCNVLLIQKSILRDAVTDLSLHFLAKLKILVIKDIERDEIDFIAKSTGAKPVADIEAFTEDKLGSAELVEETNQSGAKVVKVTGVKNAGKTVSVVCTGANELVLEESERSLHDALCVVRCLVKKRALIAGGGAPEIHVSRLLTDYSHTLKGKEAYCFQAFAEALEVIPTTLAENAGLNPIAIVTELRNKHALGDRNAGINVKKGIISNILEENVVQPLLVSTSALELATETVALILRIDDIQFSR; the protein is encoded by the exons ATGgcttcagcagcagtagCTCCTTCAGGCCCTGGAGCCTCAATCTCCGACAGCTCTTTCACCGATAAG GGGAGACCTACTGAGGTCAGGTTGTCCAACATGAACGCGGCGAAGG CCGTTGCGGACGCCGTGCGAACTAGTTTGGGACCCAAGGGAATGGACAAGATG ATCCAAACCAGTAATGGAGAAGTCGTCATCACCAACGACGGCGCTACCATCCTCAAGCACATGGCGGTACTCCACCCTGCTGCACGAATG CTTGTTGAGCTCTCACAAGCTCAGGATATCGAGGCCGGAGATGGTACCACCAGTGTTGTCGTTCTTGCCGGAAGTCTGCTATCCGCCGCCGAACAGTTACTTGCTCAAGGTATCCATCCCACAACGGTAGCCCAGTCTTTCCAGAACGCCGCTTCCAAGGCTGTCGAGTTCCTCGAGGGTATAAGCATGCCTGTTGATCTGAACGACCGAGAGAGCTTGTTGCGTGCTGCCCGAACAAGTCTGAATTCCAAG ATCGTTTCCCAATACTCCTCAACCCTTGCACCCATCGCCGTATCCGCCGTCACCCGACTCGTCacctccgcctcttccaatgTCGACTTGAGAGATATCAGAATAGTGAAGAAAGTCGGCGGGACGATTGAAGACACTGAGCTGGTTGAGGGTTTGGCGCTGAACCAAATCGCGATGACTAACGCCGGAGGACCTacaaggatggagaaggctAAGATTGGTTTGATTCAATTCCAGCTTAGTAGTCCTAAGCCCGAC ATGGACAATCAGATCGTAGTTAACGACTACCGTCAGATGGACAAGAtcttgaaggaagagcgaCAAtatctcctcaacctctgcAAGCGTATCAAGAAGACTGGCTGTAACGTTCTCCTCATTCAAAAATCTATCCTCCGTGACGCCGTCACcgatctttctcttcacttccttgccaagctcaagatcctcgtcatcaagGATATCGAGAGAGACGAAATCGACTTTATTGCCAAGTCCACCGGTGCCAAGCCCGTGGCCGACATTGAGGCCTTTACCGAGGACAAGCTCGGTTCTGCAGAGTTGGTGGAGGAAACTAACCAGTCCGGCGCCAAGGTCGTTAAGGTCACTGGTGTTAAGAACGCGGGTAAGACCGTGAGTGTTGTTTGCACGGGTGCGAATGAGCTTGTGCTTGAGGAGAGTGAAAGGAGTTTGCACGATGCTTTGTGTGTTGTAAGATGTCTTGTGAAGAAGCG TGCGTTGATTGCCGGCGGTGGTGCTCCTGAAATCCAtgtctctcgtcttctgaCAGATTATTCCCACACTCTCAAGGGTAAAGAGGCTTATTGCTTCCAAGCATTCGCCGAAGCTCTCGAAGTCATCCCTACCACCCTTGCTGAAAACGCCGGTCTTAACCCCATTGCCATCGTCACGGAGCTGAGAAACAAGCACGCTCTTGGTGACCGGAATGCAGGTATTaatgtgaagaagggaatTATCAGTAACATTTTGGAGGAGAACGTGGTTCAACCTTTGCTGGTGTCTACGAGTGCTTTGGAGTTGGCGACTGAGACGGTGGCGTTGATTTTGAGGATTGACGATATTCAG TTTTCACGATAA
- a CDS encoding hypothetical protein (HMMPfam hit to 2-Hacid_dh, D-isomer specific 2-hydroxyacid dehydrogenase, catalytic domain, score: 38.8, E(): 1.5e-08), with amino-acid sequence MDPPAVKLTITSPSPTTPSDPPPVSPYLPTPPPEALLPSSLAAVYVPTPIHPTALAYAKTKFARVIPSHEMSPEEAWPLTNGVINRANLITREVLDKAGKLMGLAIVGVGYDSIDIEGCKEKGVTLMNCPGENSQVVTELTLSLTLALLRRVPKLDRRLRAGETMLSINNLGRTLRGKVVGMVGISATARRAAAIFHHAFDCTIRTFSPTSPPTRWSASHPSGPLPHTRHSSLSSMLPL; translated from the exons ATGGACCCTCCAGCCGTAAAACTAACTATtacctctccctcccctaCAACCCCTTCTGATCCTCCTCCCGTGTCCCCATACCTCCCCACACCTCCTCCCGAGgcccttctcccttcttccctcgccGCAGTTTACGTGCCAACCCCTATCCACCCCACTGCGCTAGCATACGCCAAGACGAAGTTCGCTCGCGTCATCCCTTCGCATGAGATGAGCCCCGAAGAAGCTTGGCCATTGACAAACGGTGTGATCAATCGAGCTAACCTTATTACGAGAGAGGTGTTGGATAAGGCAGGGAAGTTAATGGGTTTGGCCATTGTAGGTGTCGGGTATGACAGTATTGATATTGAGGGttgcaaggagaagggcgTCACACTGATGA ACTGTCCGGGCGAGAACTCCCAGGTCGTTACTGAGCTTACATTGTCGCTCACTCTCGCTCTCCTTCGTCGAGTGCCCAAGCTTGACCGTCGCCTTCGTGCTGGAGAAACCATGTTGTCTATTAACAACCTCGGTAGAACGTTGAGAGGTAAAGTAGTAGGAATGGTTGGCATAAGTGCCACTGCCCGTCGAGCTGCCGCTATCTTCCAT CATGCGTTTGACTGCACCATCCGCACCTTCTCACCCACCTCGCCTCCTACGCGGTGGTCTGCCTCCCATCCCTCTGGCCCACTCCCTCACACTCGTCATTCCTCCTTATCATCCATGCTCCCTCTCTAG